In a genomic window of Saccharomyces kudriavzevii IFO 1802 strain IFO1802 genome assembly, chromosome: 2:
- the TPS1 gene encoding alpha,alpha-trehalose-phosphate synthase (UDP-forming) TPS1 (similar to Saccharomyces cerevisiae TPS1 (YBR126C); ancestral locus Anc_3.386): MTTDNAKAQLTSSSGGNIIVVSNRLPVTISKNSSTGQYEYSMSSGGLVTALEGLKKMYTFKWFGWPGLEIPDDDKEQVRKDLLEKFNAVPIFLSDEIADLHYNGFSNSILWPLFHYHPGEINFDENAWLAYNEANQTFTNEIAKVMNHNDLIWVHDYHLMLVPEMLRVKIQEKQLQNVKVGWFLHTPFPSSEIYRILPVRQEILKGVLSCDLVGFHTYDYARHFLSSVQRVLNVNTLPNGVEYQGRFVNVGAFPIGIDVDKFTDGLKKKSVQNRIQQLKKTFEGCKIIVGVDRLDYIKGVPQKLHAMEVFLSEHPEWRGKVVLVQVAVPSRGDVEEYQYLRSVVNELVGRINGQFGTVEFVPIHFMHKSIPFEELISLYAASDVCLVSSTRDGMNLVSYEYIACQEEKKGSLILSEFTGAAQSLNGAIIVNPWNTDDLSDAINEALTLPDIKKEVNWEKLYKYISKYTAAFWGENFVHELYTTSSSSTSSSAAKN; the protein is encoded by the coding sequence ATGACTACGGATAACGCTAAGGCGCAACTGACCTCTTCTTCAGGGGGTAACATCATCGTGGTGTCCAACAGACTGCCCGTCACGATCAGTAAGAACAGTAGTACGGGCCAGTACGAGTACTCGATGTCGTCTGGGGGGCTGGTCACCGCACTGGAAGggttgaagaagatgtaCACTTTCAAATGGTTTGGGTGGCCCGGGCTAGAGATCCCGGATGATGACAAGGAGCAGGTGAGAAAGGACTTGTTGGAGAAGTTCAACGCCGTACCCATTTTTCTGAGCGATGAAATCGCCGACTTGCACTATAACGGGTTCAGCAACTCGATTCTATGGCCGCTATTCCATTATCATCCCGGTGAGATCAATTTTGACGAGAATGCGTGGTTGGCCTACAACGAGGCTAACCAAACGTTCACCAACGAGATTGCCAAGGTCATGAACCATAACGATTTGATCTGGGTGCATGACTACCATCTGATGCTGGTTCCAGAAATGCTAAGAGTCAAAATTCAGGAGAAACAACTGCAAAATGTGAAGGTCGGTTGGTTTCTGCATACGCCCTTCCCTTCGAGTGAAATCTACAGGATCCTGCCTGTCAGGCAAGAGATTCTGAAAGGTGTCTTGAGTTGCGATTTGGTCGGGTTCCATACGTACGACTATGCAAGGCATTTCCTGTCCTCGGTGCAAAGAGTGCTGAACGTGAATACTTTGCCCAATGGGGTCGAGTATCAGGGCAGGTTTGTTAACGTCGGGGCTTTCCCCATCGGTATCGATGTCGACAAGTTCACCGACggtttgaagaagaaatccgTGCAGAATAGAATCCagcaattgaagaaaactttcGAAGGGTGCAAGATCATAGTCGGTGTCGACAGACTGGATTACATCAAGGGTGTTCCTCAGAAGCTGCACGCCATGGAGGTGTTCCTGAGCGAGCATCCGGAATGGAGGGGCAAAGTCGTTCTCGTACAGGTTGCAGTGCCAAGTCGTGGAGACGTGGAGGAGTACCAGTACCTGAGATCTGTCGTCAACGAGCTGGTCGGCAGAATCAACGGCCAGTTCGGTACTGTGGAGTTTGTCCCCATCCATTTCATGCACAAGTCCATCCCATTCGAAGAGCTGATCTCCCTGTACGCTGCAAGTGATGTGTGTTTGGTCTCGTCCACCCGTGATGGTATGAACTTGGTTTCTTACGAATATATTGCCTGTcaggaggaaaagaagggTTCTTTGATCCTGAGTGAGTTCACGGGTGCCGCACAGTCTTTGAACGGTGCGATTATCGTGAATCCATGGAACACTGACGATCTATCTGATGCCATCAACGAAGCTTTGACTTTGCCCGACATAAAGAAGGAAGTCAACTGGGAAAAACTCTATAAATACATCTCCAAATACACTGCTGCCTTTTGGGGTGAAAATTTCGTTCATGAACTATACACCACATCTTCAAGCTCAACAAGCTCCTCAGCTGCCAAAAACTGA
- the MEO1 gene encoding Meo1p (similar to Saccharomyces cerevisiae YBR126W-A) yields MTITPDKQKQKQQQQQQQQDQSFDYVHACKCIAMIFVVAGVVLMFFETGLDPQQKLQIKQLHRLESAVPGA; encoded by the coding sequence ATGACTATCACCCCTGACAAAcagaaacagaaacaacaacaacaacaacaacaacaggaCCAATCGTTCGACTACGTTCACGCGTGCAAATGCATCGCGATGATATTTGTCGTGGCGGGCGTGGTGCTGATGTTCTTCGAGACCGGGTTGGACCCACAACAGAAGCTACAAATCAAGCAACTGCACAGGTTGGAGTCCGCCGTGCCCGGCGCTTGA
- the VMA2 gene encoding H(+)-transporting V1 sector ATPase subunit B (similar to Saccharomyces cerevisiae VMA2 (YBR127C); ancestral locus Anc_3.388), translated as MVLSDKELFAINKKAVEQSFKVKPRLNYNTVSGVNGPLVILEKVKFPRYNEIVNLTLPDGTVRQGQVLEIRGDRAIVQVFEGTSGIDVKKTTVEFTGESLRIPVSEDMLGRIFDGSGRPIDNGPKVFAEDYLDINGSPINPYARIYPEEMISTGVSAIDTMNSIARGQKIPIFSASGLPHNEIAAQICRQAGLVRPTKDVHDGHEENFSIVFAAMGVNLETARFFKQDFEENGSLERTSLFLNLANDPTIERIITPRLALTTAEYLAYQTERHVLTILTDMSSYADALREVSAAREEVPGRRGYPGYMYTDLSTIYERAGRVEGRNGSITQIPILTMPNDDITHPIPDLTGYITEGQIFVDRQLHNKGVYPPINVLPSLSRLMKSAIGEGMTRKDHGDVSNQLYAKYAIGKDAAAMKAVVGEEALSIEDKLSLEFLEKFEKTFISQGAYEDRTVFESLDQAWSLLRIYPKEMLNRISPKILDEFYDRARDDADEDEDADTRSSGKKKDTNQEDSLI; from the coding sequence ATGGTTTTGTCTGATAAAGAGTTGTTTGCCATAAACAAGAAAGCCGTGGAACAGAGCTTCAAGGTCAAGCCTAGATTGAATTATAATACGGTCAGTGGTGTGAACGGTCCGTTGGtcattttggaaaaggtCAAGTTCCCACGTTACAATGAGATCGTGAACTTGACGTTGCCCGATGGAACTGTAAGACAAGGTCAAGTCTTGGAAATCAGAGGAGATAGAGCCATTGTGCAAGTGTTCGAAGGTACTTCTGGTATTGATGTCAAGAAGACCACTGTGGAATTCACTGGTGAAAGTTTGAGAATTCCTGTGTCTGAAGACATGTTGGGTAGAATTTTCGATGGTTCTGGTAGACCCATTGACAATGGTCCTAAAGTCTTTGCAGAGGACTATTTGGACATTAACGGGTCTCCTATCAACCCATATGCTCGTATTTATCCAGAAGAAATGATTTCTACTGGTGTTTCTGCTATTGATACAATGAACTCTATTGCCAGAGGTCAAAAGATCCCAATTTTCTCCGCCTCAGGTTTACCACATAACGAAATCGCAGCACAAATTTGTAGACAAGCTGGTTTGGTTAGACCCACCAAGGATGTTCATGATGGtcatgaagaaaatttttccatcGTGTTTGCTGCCATGGGTGTCAACTTGGAAACTGCTAGATTCTTCAAGCAAGAtttcgaagaaaatgggTCTTTGGAAAGAACTTCATTGTTCTTGAACTTGGCTAATGACCCTAccattgaaagaattatTACCCCTAGACTGGCTCTAACCACAGCAGAATACTTGGCTTATCAAACGGAACGTCATGTCCTGACCATCTTGACCGATATGTCATCGTATGCAGATGCTCTTAGAGAGGTCTCTGCCGCTAGAGAAGAAGTTCCAGGTAGAAGAGGTTATCCAGGTTACATGTATACAGATTTGTCCACAATTTACGAAAGAGCCGGTAGAGTAGAGGGCCGTAATGGGTCCATCACCCAAATACCTATCTTGACAATGCCTAACGATGATATCACGCATCCAATTCCGGATTTGACAGGGTACATTACCGAGGGCCAAATCTTTGTTGATCGTCAACTACATAACAAGGGTGTCTACCCACCAATCAACGTCTTGCCTTCGTTGAGTAGATTGATGAAGTCTGCCATCGGTGAAGGTATGACCAGAAAGGACCACGGTGACGTGTCTAACCAGTTGTACGCCAAGTACGCCATTGGTAAGGACGCCGCCGCCATGAAGGCCGTTGTCGGTGAAGAAGCCCTATCCATCGAGGACAAGTTGTCTTTGgagtttttggaaaaattcgaaaaaacCTTTATCTCCCAAGGCGCCTACGAGGACAGAACCGTTTTCGAAAGTTTGGACCAGGCATGGAGTTTGCTAAGAATCTACCCTAAGGAGATGTTGAATAGAATCTCCCCAAAGATTCTTGACGAGTTTTACGATAGAGCCAGAGACGATGCggacgaagatgaagacgcGGACACGAGAAGCTCTGGTAAGAAGAAGGACACCAACCAAGAAGACTCTTTGATCTAA
- the ATG14 gene encoding Atg14p (similar to Saccharomyces cerevisiae ATG14 (YBR128C); ancestral locus Anc_3.389) produces MYCPICHHRAYVMYCAHCINTSPSLLLKLKLNLISIKDENELLSGKVEQILNEAMNYDQLNIRALERKKDPLTNSLMKLDVLRMKKNNNRIKHRIEHLNERINSKRDHISKLKLEIDNYKHYKAEAGRDKLREQMEINDAKNKLTQISRICESTRNYKLNLLNDWFVIQKLHDNFQIPFSIAFQPLISLKNFHVLPPLITDDSINTMWKYVTFLSDILVIKLPYASNSNELPMFESSDGIQTVVQRLIKLIINILQICRHLKLVPSTPMDIPWLLDQYDVDGLFYNMVKRNKMKCRSVSLYWTFGMLYSMVLDNLNSPQTGHPARRTAPAPAPTGPHDRWYVVG; encoded by the coding sequence ATGTATTGTCCAATATGTCATCATAGAGCATATGTTATGTATTGTGCTCATTGCATTAATACGAGCCCCAGTTTGCTGTTAAAATTAAAGTTGAATTTAATTTCTATAAAGGATGAGAATGAGTTACTTAGTGGCAAGGTCGAACAAATACTAAACGAAGCCATGAACTATGACCAGCTGAATATCAGGGCTTTGGAGCGGAAAAAGGACCCTTTGACGAATAGCCTCATGAAGTTGGACGTTTTACgaatgaagaagaataacAACCGAATCAAGCATAGAATAGAGCATTTAAATGAACGAATCAATAGTAAGAGAGATCACATCAGCAAGTTGAAACTAGAAATAGATAATTATAAACACTATAAGGCGGAAGCTGGTAGAGACAAATTGAGGGAACAAATGGAAATTAATGATGCAAAGAACAAGTTAACACAAATTTCCAGGATTTGTGAATCGACCAGAAATTACAAACTAAACCTGCTGAACGATTGGTTTGTAATCCAGAAACTACACGACAATTTTCAGATACCATTTTCCATTGCCTTTCAGCCATTAATATCGCTGAAGAATTTCCATGTTTTGCCTCCTCTCATAACAGATGATTCCATCAATACCATGTGGAAGTATGTCACTTTCCTCTCCGACATTCTTGTGATTAAACTCCCCTACGCCAGCAATAGTAACGAGCTCCCCATGTTTGAGTCTTCCGATGGCATACAGACAGTAGTACAAAGATTGATCAAGTTGATAATAAATATTTTACAAATATGTAGACACTTGAAACTCGTGCCTTCGACACCCATGGACATACCATGGCTTCTGGATCAGTACGACGTGGACGGACTGTTCTATAACATGGTGAAACGGAACAAGATGAAGTGTAGGTCCGTTTCGCTATACTGGACTTTTGGAATGCTGTATTCCATGGTTCTGGATAATTTGAACAGTCCACAAACAGGACATCCTGCGAGACGGACCGCACCGGCTCCGGCTCCCACAGGACCTCATGACCGATGGTACGTGGTAGGCTAG
- the OPY1 gene encoding Opy1p (similar to Saccharomyces cerevisiae OPY1 (YBR129C); ancestral locus Anc_3.392) yields MIAGSTAPSNQHEVLMASNLIKKPSTSQNKIPATQSSPSNNGDADGGVQHYHQHHRHLWWPRTTDHHYWCVLRKNQFAYYKTQDEREAISVIPRFNILSFKISELDGILTVYTPSKDLIFKFPRGQNEKIDKELMHNWKIALEKFLSSPSGNESVTTGSDYDEDEDEDDLIVVDEKAGPSSSKHSCSLTMDEQPSREDKEFYRMFDPKNAEHQVCSGILYTKVKKKKLFNRAKWQKFNVELTNTSFNLYSFKTGKLKKSIKLNTIIDCIELDNNPRNKSDDMNFALITFDERLSFKAANDQDMVDWIINFKSGILIRKKFKS; encoded by the coding sequence ATGATAGCAGGCTCAACTGCACCATCAAATCAGCATGAAGTTTTGATGGCATCGAATTTAATTAAAAAGCCATCAACTTCTCAGAATAAAATACCGGCCACTCAATCCAGTCCAAGTAACAATGGAGATGCAGATGGTGGGGTGCAGCATTACCATCAACATCATCGCCATTTGTGGTGGCCACGAACAACAGACCACCATTATTGGTGTGTCTTGaggaaaaatcaatttgCTTATTATAAGACCCAAGATGAAAGAGAAGCCATAAGTGTGATACCAAGATTCAACATACTTAGTTTCAAAATCAGCGAGCTTGATGGGATATTGACTGTTTATACTCCATCCAAGGATttaatattcaaattccCACGAGgacaaaatgaaaagattgaCAAGGAACTAATGCATAACTGGAAAATTGCACTCgagaaatttttgtcaaGCCCTAGCGGTAATGAAAGTGTCACTACAGGTAGTGATTACGATGAAGACgaggatgaggatgattTGATTGTAGTCGACGAAAAGGCGGGTCCTTCTAGCAGCAAACATTCTTGCAGTTTGACGATGGATGAACAACCCTCTCGTGAGGATAAGGAGTTTTATAGGATGTTTGATCCTAAGAATGCAGAGCATCAAGTTTGTTCTGGAATCCTTTATACcaaagtgaagaaaaaaaagctctTCAATAGGGCCAAATggcaaaaattcaatgtgGAGTTGACTAATACTTCATTCAATCTATACTCTTTTAAGACGGGAAagttaaaaaaaagcatcAAGTTGAATACGATCATTGACTGTATTGAACTTGATAATAACCCGAGGAACAAGAGCGATGATATGAATTTTGCTTTGATTACTTTTGACGAAAGACTATCATTCAAAGCCGCTAACGATCAAGACATGGTGGATTGGATTATAAACTTCAAGAGCGGCATCctaataagaaaaaaattcaaaagctAA
- the SHE3 gene encoding She3p (similar to Saccharomyces cerevisiae SHE3 (YBR130C); ancestral locus Anc_3.393) encodes MSGQDNVPASPSKLAPHHNIFMANLESSPTKDRSTSTQNTFNQNVSSSKVIESLHDQIDMLTKANLQLTRQSQNLLGKLELAQSKESKLLENLNLLKNENENFNSIFERKNKKLKELEKDFSELSSNYNEQKEKMAELNKVARDSSAIENSCSEKLQNMEVNYNSLLESQNFYRDHYSDEISKLNEKISFLELELSNQNFNYGSDASSNSDMEFNLNKFNDSVKDLKSMEAEKDSKLSKIISDSLNELNLQNWLNLYETSEDLISTFAEKMDLSEVLEKNDDKMADKDAVLISLRKNAQTQIESNNANILNNSNASDMLPIKMVKLRKTSNINDSSANGSSSNNKRRSFYTASPLLSSGSVPKSASPVLPGVKRTASVRKPSSSSGKNVTHNHDPSTSLTASVPPGVTRTVSSAHKKKRNSMVMHGNQS; translated from the coding sequence ATGTCGGGCCAAGATAACGTCCCGGCCTCTCCAAGTAAATTGGCTCCCCATCATAATATTTTCATGGCCAACTTGGAAAGCTCCCCCACAAAAGACAGAAGTACCTCCACTCAGAATACTTTCAACCAAAacgtttcttcttccaaagttaTTGAATCACTTCACGATCAGATCGATATGTTGACAAAGGCGAATTTACAATTGACTCGGCAATCTCAGAATTTATTGGGTAAGTTGGAATTAGCACAATCCAAAGAATCGAAACTactagaaaatttgaatcttttgaagaatgaaaacgaaaatttCAACTCAATATtcgaaagaaagaataagaaACTAAAGGAGTTAGAGAAAGACTTTAGCGAATTGAGCAGCAATTACAACGagcaaaaggaaaaaatggccGAATTGAATAAAGTGGCGAGAGATTCTAGTGCCATCGAAAATTCATGctctgaaaaattacaaaataTGGAGGTCAACTACAATTCATTATTAGAGTCACAAAATTTCTACAGAGATCACTATTCTGatgaaatttccaaattgaaTGAGAAAATCAGTTTTCTAGAACTAGAATTGAGtaatcaaaattttaattACGGGTCAGATGCCAGTTCAAACTCAGATATGGAATTCAACTTaaataaattcaatgacTCTgtcaaagatttgaagtCCATGGAAGCAGAGAAGGATTCGAAATTAAGCAAGATAATTTCCGATTCTTTAAATGAGCTGAATTTACAAAATTGGTTAAATCTGTACGAGACGAGTGAAGATTTGATATCAACTtttgctgaaaaaatggatttgAGTGAggttttggaaaagaacGATGATAAGATGGCCGATAAAGATGCGGTACTTATAAGCCTGAGGAAGAATGCGCAGACACAGATCGAAAGCAACAACGCtaatattttgaacaatAGCAATGCATCGGATATGCTCCCCATCAAGATGGTCAAATTAAGGAAGACGTCGAACATTAACGATTCGTCCGCAAACGGTAGTAGCAGtaacaataaaagaagaagtttttACACTGCTTCGCCATTGCTGTCATCAGGTTCTGTTCCCAAATCTGCATCCCCTGTTTTGCCTGGTGTTAAAAGAACAGCCTCTGTCAGAAAGCCAAGTTCAAGTAGTGGCAAGAATGTAACGCATAACCATGATCCAAGTACGTCGCTCACAGCCTCAGTGCCTCCAGGCGTTACAAGAACTGTTTCCTCCGCccataagaaaaagaggaatAGTATGGTTATGCATGGGAACCAATCCTGA